The window CTGGGCGGCAAAAGCGGCCAGGGTAAACCTGAATGCGTCTGCCCCGTATTCATCAATCACTTTGAGCGGATCAATCACATTACCCTTGGACTTGGACATTTTCTTGCCGTGTTCATCCCTGACAAGGGCATGGATATAAACATCCTTGAACGGAATTTCATCGTCCATGAAATGGATGCCCATCATCATCATTCTGGCAACCCAGAAAAACAGGATATCAAACCCTGTAACCAGAACATTGGTCGGGTAAAAGGTTTGTAACAGATCCGTCTTTTCAGGCCAGCCCATGGTAGAAAACGGCCAAAGCGCTGAAGAAAACCAGGTATCCAGAACATCTGTCTCCTGGACTATATTCTTGGAACCGCATGTGGTGCAGGCATCAGGGTCCGTCTCTTCAACAATAACAGCCTTGCAATCCGGGCATTTCCATACGGGGATTCGATGCCCCCACCAGATCTGGCGGGATATGCACCAGTCCCTGATATTGTCCATCCATTCAAAATAGGTTTTTGACCAGTTGTCTGGGATAATTCTGGTTCTACCGTCACGTACGGCCTGGGATGCCTTTGCAGCCAAAGGCCCTACCTTGACAAACCATTGTTTGGAGATGGAAGGTTCAACATCGGTGTGGCAGCGATAACAATTGCCCACACTGTGCCTCAGGGGTTCTTTTTTCTCAAGCAGACCTAATTCTTCAAGGGCTTCAACAGCTTTCTTACGGCATTCAAACCGGTCAAGGCCCGCAAAACGCCCTGCCCCTTCCATCATCCTGCCGGCATCATCAATGACCTTTAATTTTTTCAGGCCATGCTTTTCACCCAAATGAAAATCATTGGGATCATGGGCCGGGGTGACTTTCAGGGCACCGGTGCCAAACTGGGTATCTACATATTCATCCTGGATGATGGGAATCATCCGGTCTGTCAGGGGAAGCAGAACTTCTGTTTCCCCAATGTTTTTAAATCGTTCGTCTTCGGGGTTAACGGCCACGGCCATATCACCAAACAGGGTTTCAGGACGGGTGGTGGCGACGGTCAGCCCTTTTTTCTGGCTGCCTCTGAACGGGTAACGGATATAATAAAGGTAGCCGTCCTTTTCCTCATATTCCACCTCAAGGTCTGCCAGGGCAGTCTTGCATCTGGGACACCAGTTGATAATGTACTGGTCCTCATAGATCAGGCCCTCCTTGTACAAACGGACAAACACCTTGCGCACTGCTTCGGAAAGCCCCTCATCCATGGTAAAGCGTTCCCGGTCCCAGTCACAGGAAGCACCAAGACGCTTGAGCTGGTTGATAATGGCACCACCTGATTTCTCCCGCCATTTCCAGACTTCTTCAATAAAGGCTTCCCGGCCCACCTGATCACGGGTTTTACCTTCGGCAGCCAGTTTGCGCTCCACCACATTCTGGGTGGCGATTCCGGCATGATCGGTTCCCGGCATCCAGAGCACATTCTGTCCCAAAAGCCTTCTGTATCTGCACATGATATCCTGAATCACGTTATTCAGCGCATGGCCCATATGAAGCACGCCAGTGACGTTGGGAGGTGGAATTACAATTGAAAAAGGGATTTTATCACTTTTGTCTTCAGCTTTGAAAAAACCGTTTTCCAGCCAGGATGAATACCATTTCTCTTCAATCTCTTTTGGTGAATATCCTTTGTCCAGGGAATCCGAACACATAATTCAACTCCTCAAACCCTTTTAGTATTAGAAACCTCTTATTTTGCAGAGGTCTCTGTCATGTTTTGCGGTGAACTGGCACATGTTTAAAAACTGCAGCAGTCCAAGGCTGTTAAAGAAAACGGGGATTGAATCAATCCCCGCCACGTTAATAAAAATTTTTAAAAATTAAGTCAATCGTTTAATAAAATCTAACCGATGTCGTCAAGATCTTTCTGCAACCCGGCCTTAATATCTTCGATCTCCTGCTTGATCACCTTCTCCATTACTTCAAAAAGAATTTTTTCGATGGTTTCAGAGAACTTCTTCTCTATAAGTTTTTCAAGGACAGCTTCAATGTCTGCCCGGCCTATTGATGGCATGACATTTTCATTATCATCCCCGGCCAAGACAACATCATCAAAAATTTCTCCCTGGGAATCAGGCCGCTCCTGGGTCAGTTCGATTATTTCCTGATCGTTCGGGGATGTATCTTCAGTAACCACTTCGGTCAATTCAATAATATCATCATCATAATCTTGAACCATAGAGACCTCATTATTTTGTCCTGATTTCAAAGTGTTTGATTTTGTTTTTCCGAGAATAAAAAATTATCAGAGCAGATAAAAAGTGTCAACAATTTATGCTTCAGGGTCATTTCCCATGAGAAAGGAAACCGGGTCGTTCATTTTGAACAGCCCGGTTTCTAAGAAGAAAGAAAAAGAATATATGAGATCGAGAGGTCATTGAAAGCATTCCGCCCCCTCAATGAAAAACTTTATATCTGCCAAAAATGAACGGAATATGATGTTTGTGTTACCTGTTCGTTAGATTTGACAGTTTTGCTCCAAAAACAAAAAAAACGCTGACCGAACAGTCAGTGGTTTATTTCGAATTTATTTTAAGGTGGTCCCGAAGGGGAGATTCGAACTCCCACAAGCGTACGCTCGATAGTCCCTGAAGCTAATTTTATGTCATTTGAAAGCTAAAAGGGGCAATGAAAAACAATATGTAAAAAGCGTCATTTTTATTTAATATCAGTATATTGCAAACATAAAGCAAGCATATGCAAAATAACACCAATACATGAATACATAAGCTTGTTTAATGGCAAATGTTACCCAAGTGTTACCCAAATCAAAAAAGAAAAGCGGTTCTGATAATTATGCAAAATTTTTTTTGTGGTGGATGTAGCTCAGTTGGTAGAGCACCAGGTTGTGGCCCTGGTTGCCGCCGGTTCAATCCCGGTCACTCACCCCACAAAAATTATAAAAGCAGCCGAATGGCTGCTTTTATAATTCGTGAAACATGTTGGCCAGGCTATGGCTTATCGTTATATCTTGTGGAATGGATTAACGGCATTATGGTCGTCTGTTTGTCTATGAGCATTCACAATAATCTTTTTAACCCCTTCGATATTTTCAGCGATCTTTATTATTTCAGTTTTCATGGAAGCTTCCGGGTCGCCGATATTTACGACGCCGTCATTTGCTGTGACAATGATTGTCGGGCTTAATGTTACAATAGCCGCATGAACTTTCGCTGCAAGAAGGGCATCATCAAGAATTTTTTCCGATTCAGATGTGGTTTTAAAGTTGGGTTTTCGAACCGTCGTGCAGATCAGGTCTGCGGCATCCTCAACTGAGAGGTTTTTTACATGGATGACCATATCATAAAGTTTACTGTCCCAAGTATCAATTCCGTATAACCTCAGGCCCCATTTCCTTCGCTCATCATCATCTTTTTTTAAAATATAACGTGCTTTTTCTTCGGAAATGTTTTCCCGCCTGACTTCTTCTTTCACACGGTCTTCTATATCCGATATGATCCTGATTTTCAGGACATTGGGAAGATTCGGCAAAAAATAATGACCCGCCAGACCGTGATAAACTACATTGTCTTTGCGGATATGCTGCAGAAGTGCTTTCCGGATATAACTTACATAGCGGTCCATACCGTGGGTGTATCTTTCAAGAACGGACGGCGCATCATGAAGCGCTCTGATCAGTTTGATCTCAGGGATGTTGAATTCTTCGGATGCTTCCAGCAGAATATCACGGGAAATACATTCATACCCCAGTTCTGAGGCTACCTTTTCAGCAACTTGTTTTCCACGACTGTAAGAACCTCTTGAGATGGTAATAACGGACATTGTAACCCCCTTATTTGTAACGCTATTTTTTATATGAATAAAGTTTAACCACAAAAATCACAGAAGACACTGAAGATAGAATTCCGTGCCTTCTGTTTAAAATTAATTTAAATGAAGATTAAACATTTCCTGTAGAAAATTGCAACAGCCTGGATGAAAATTGCAACAGTCTAAATTATTTTGAAGTAATAAAAAAATGCGAAGGTGTTGATGCCTTGGTTAAGTGTAATTTACGTAAAGAATCGTTGGATGGTTGGCTTGTCCTGGCTCAGAATACTGAAAACTGATCAACCGTAGAAAAAAAGTCTCTCGAAGGAGGCTGAAAACAGTCATGCAGGATTTAATGTATATGGCTGGCCGTTTAATTTATAGTGGCAGGCGGTGGGGCATTTCATTTGGTAAGATCAACCCATTTGCCCAATTGGCTGAGAACGTATTATACCGATTACGTTCTTCTCCTGGATAAGCGCATTATTGGGTGAAAATTCGGGCTGGAAAAGTTATGCGCAGAGCGCTAATGGTGAACTGTTCCTATCTGGCGTGATTTGATCATGGGAGCAGATTCTTATGTATCTGAACGCCAAAAAATAACTAAGCAAAATTTATGCCGGAAATTCAGGTGTTAACCAAGCCCCTAAAAATGAAAAAATCAATGTGTTTGGCATCTCACCTAACTCATTGATTTTTAAGGTGGTGCCGAAGGGGAGATTCGAACTCCCACAAGCGTACGCTCGCTAGTCCCTGAAACTAGTGCGTCTACCAATTCCGCCACTTCGGCACACTCTCAACCGCTTTGTTTGCAGCCCATTTAAAGATTGCGTAAAAGCGATGGTTGGGATATATATATGCGTTTGCTTTGTTTGTCAATAGTATTTTTGTTTGAATTTTAAAGGACGACATGGAATTAATCGAAGATTTGAATCAGATTAAGGCCCCCTTTCACAACGCCGTTGTTACCATTGGTAATTTTGACGGTGTGCACAAAGGTCACCAGGCACTGTTGCACCAGGTGATTGAAAAGGGGACCCAAACTGGCGGCACCTGCATCGCCATGACATTTGAACCGCACCCGCTAAGAGCCCTGGGCCTTTCCAGCCCCCCTTTAATCACCCGGCGGGACCAGAAAATCGAACTGATAGAAGCCTCGGGCATTGACGTACTGCTCTGTCTGCCCTTCAATAAAGCCTTTGCACAGATATCAGCCCGGGAATTCATTGAAGATATTCTTCTGAAAAAGATCGGCATGAAAACCATTATTATCGGTCCTGACTATACCTTCGGGAAAAACAGGACCGGCAATATCGCACTGCTCAAGACAAAAGGTGAAGAACTTGGGTATGAAACCATTGTATCTGACTGGATACGGGATGTTGAAACCGACAAGGAGCGCATTTCCAGCACAAGAATCAGAAGGCTTGTGATGGACGGCCACGTAGACCGGGCAAAGCATTATCTTGGACGTTTTTACCAGATCAGGGGCAAAGTCATAGGAGGTCGCAAGCGTGGCGGCAGCCAGCTTGGATTCCCCACGGCCAATATAAAACTTCATGATGAACTATGCCCCAAGTTCGGGGTTTATGCCGTAAAGGTGGAGACCATCCATGGCAAATTCAATGGTGTTGCCAATATTGGTTTTTCCCCGACTTTCGGGGATCAAATATTCACCATTGAAGTTCATATTCTTGATTTTAAAGAAGATATTTATAATTCCAGAATACGCGTGAATATGGTGAAACGACTTCGGGATGAAATTAAATTTTCAAGTATTGGGCAGCTGTCCGACCAGATCCGAAAGGACATTGAAAAAGCAAAGGAAATTTTAAAATAAATGGCTATTCTTGATATTGTCACTTTTCCGGAACC is drawn from uncultured Desulfobacter sp. and contains these coding sequences:
- a CDS encoding valine--tRNA ligase — protein: MCSDSLDKGYSPKEIEEKWYSSWLENGFFKAEDKSDKIPFSIVIPPPNVTGVLHMGHALNNVIQDIMCRYRRLLGQNVLWMPGTDHAGIATQNVVERKLAAEGKTRDQVGREAFIEEVWKWREKSGGAIINQLKRLGASCDWDRERFTMDEGLSEAVRKVFVRLYKEGLIYEDQYIINWCPRCKTALADLEVEYEEKDGYLYYIRYPFRGSQKKGLTVATTRPETLFGDMAVAVNPEDERFKNIGETEVLLPLTDRMIPIIQDEYVDTQFGTGALKVTPAHDPNDFHLGEKHGLKKLKVIDDAGRMMEGAGRFAGLDRFECRKKAVEALEELGLLEKKEPLRHSVGNCYRCHTDVEPSISKQWFVKVGPLAAKASQAVRDGRTRIIPDNWSKTYFEWMDNIRDWCISRQIWWGHRIPVWKCPDCKAVIVEETDPDACTTCGSKNIVQETDVLDTWFSSALWPFSTMGWPEKTDLLQTFYPTNVLVTGFDILFFWVARMMMMGIHFMDDEIPFKDVYIHALVRDEHGKKMSKSKGNVIDPLKVIDEYGADAFRFTLAAFAAQGRDVKMSESRVEGYKNFVNKLWNAARFTLMHITEKDALTDKLDLTLSDRWILSRCAETSLAVKQGIEEYRFNEAASAVYQFVWHEFCDWYLEAAKPALYEKLGADTRDAARGVLAKVLEDIVIMLHPFMPFVTEEIYSILPGTNGSVMKAAFPYNEDDFKKFKNPSCEKEMEFMFSLISGIRNVRSEMNIQPSTRVKVLATTAEQAEKLLIAENKSVIINLATLENLSFCDASNPPESSATTVSGATTCHVCLEGVIDFDKEISRLEKELEKNTKELNSIQKRLNNDSFLEKAPEDVIEKVKAQHGELQEKQDKITVNLNRVKNLKRA
- a CDS encoding cytidylate kinase family protein, which gives rise to MSVITISRGSYSRGKQVAEKVASELGYECISRDILLEASEEFNIPEIKLIRALHDAPSVLERYTHGMDRYVSYIRKALLQHIRKDNVVYHGLAGHYFLPNLPNVLKIRIISDIEDRVKEEVRRENISEEKARYILKKDDDERRKWGLRLYGIDTWDSKLYDMVIHVKNLSVEDAADLICTTVRKPNFKTTSESEKILDDALLAAKVHAAIVTLSPTIIVTANDGVVNIGDPEASMKTEIIKIAENIEGVKKIIVNAHRQTDDHNAVNPFHKI
- a CDS encoding bifunctional riboflavin kinase/FAD synthetase, with the protein product MELIEDLNQIKAPFHNAVVTIGNFDGVHKGHQALLHQVIEKGTQTGGTCIAMTFEPHPLRALGLSSPPLITRRDQKIELIEASGIDVLLCLPFNKAFAQISAREFIEDILLKKIGMKTIIIGPDYTFGKNRTGNIALLKTKGEELGYETIVSDWIRDVETDKERISSTRIRRLVMDGHVDRAKHYLGRFYQIRGKVIGGRKRGGSQLGFPTANIKLHDELCPKFGVYAVKVETIHGKFNGVANIGFSPTFGDQIFTIEVHILDFKEDIYNSRIRVNMVKRLRDEIKFSSIGQLSDQIRKDIEKAKEILK